From one Triticum urartu cultivar G1812 chromosome 3, Tu2.1, whole genome shotgun sequence genomic stretch:
- the LOC125548889 gene encoding probable jasmonic acid carboxyl methyltransferase 2: MASKQMVHMNQGQGETSYASNSGIQNALQNRLKPLIEAAIVELCSSTNTSFPEKMLIADLGCSSGPNALALVSVAIEAIHSHCLHLQQPPPEVCVLLNDLPDNDFNTVVKSLVMLRQSNKPAVVTVGITPGSFYERLFTSGSMHLFCSSNSLNWLSKVPEDLTRNWIPAYDIDEHARSERLPMVLEAYAQQFRKDFTLFLELRAKELVPGGRMVVSLAGRRSDDRASKFSHVWEVFAQILSVMASEGVIDKAKYDSFYVPVYGPSDEELREIIQAEGSFSITEMRVHHFTRGRDNALITASWYANQMRAAFEPIVVHHFGDVMDEFVRTAERRWSVEGSLQDEVTRYPRAQLVASLTKNSLFKISSDLSLFLG; the protein is encoded by the exons ATGGCCTCCAAGCAGATGGTGCATATGAATCAAGGACAAGGGGAAACAAGCTATGCTAGCAACTCCGGTATTCAG AATGCTCTGCAGAACAGGCTGAAGCCCCTGATAGAAGCGGCCATCGTTGAGTTATGCAGCAGCACTAACACCTCGTTCCCCGAAAAAATGCTGATCGCGGACTTGGGCTGCTCCTCTGGACCAAACGCGCTGGCACTGGTATCGGTTGCCATCGAGGCCATCCATAGCCACTGCCTTCATTTACAGCAGCCACCACCGGAAGTGTGCGTGCTCCTCAACGACCTGCCTGACAACGACTTCAACACTGTGGTGAAGAGCCTGGTCATGCTCCGTCAAAGCAACAAGCCTGCTGTTGTGACTGTTGGGATCACGCCGGGGTCGTTTTATGAGAGGCTCTTCACTAGTGGCTCCATGCATCTTTTCTGCTCGTCCAACAGCCTGAATTGGCTCTCAAAG GTTCCTGAAGATCTAACGAGGAACTGGATTCCGGCTTACGACATTGATGAGCATGCCAGGAGTGAAAGGCTCCCTATGGTCCTTGAGGCTTATGCACAACAATTCAGGAAAGATTTCACGCTTTTCTTAGAGCTGAGAGCCAAAGAACTAGTCCCAGGAGGCCGGATGGTTGTGTCCCTTGCAGGGAGGCGTTCTGATGACCGCGCTTCGAAATTCTCTCACGTGTGGGAAGTCTTTGCTCAGATCTTAAGTGTCATGGCCTCAGAG GGAGTGATTGACAAAGCGAAGTATGATTCATTCTACGTGCCGGTGTATGGACCTTCGGATGAAGAGCTCCGGGAGATCATCCAAGCAGAGGGCTCCTTTTCCATCACCGAGATGCGGGTGCACCACTTTACACGGGGTCGGGACAACGCTCTCATCACCGCAAGCTGGTACGCGAACCAGATGAGAGCCGCGTTTGAGCCGATAGTCGTGCATCATTTCGGAGATGTGATGGATGAATTTGTGAGGACCGCGGAGCGGCGCTGGAGCGTGGAGGGAAGCTTGCAGGACGAGGTTACCAGATACCCACGGGCTCAGCTTGTCGCGTCGCTCACCAAGAACTCACTATTCAAAATATCTTCTGATTTATCGCTATTCTTGGGGTGA